CGTCAAAAGCGCGACTTCATCCCGCTGCCTGGGACGCGGCACCCGTTCATGGAGGCGATGCGCCTCGATGCGGCCCACAGTTATCATCATCCGCTTGAGCGGTCTGATGGCTGCTGCAGAAATCACATATCCGCCGAGCGCAGTCAGCAAAATGGCGCCAATTGAGCCAATCGTCAGGACCACCACAAGTACAGCCATGTACTCCCTTTGACTCTGCGTATCGGCGATAAGCTCAACGTAGCCGATGATGCGCTGTGTGTCATCATCGATGACGGGCGTAACCGTGTAGTAGAGCTCTTTGCCGTGTAGTTGGACACGGCCTTCCTGAAACCCTGATTCAACCGAAGCAACGGGTTTGTTGGAAGGAAGCAGGTTGTCACCCGAATGTCCGCGGACACTCCCATCCGGCCCAAGCACGTAGATTTCCTGGCCCTCACGAAGAAACCTGTTCAACCATCGATAATCTGTTATCGCTCGCAAACTGCCGCCATCACTCAAGTTCCGCTGAATGTAATCCGCTGCAGCCACCGTGTTGTTGCTCATACTGACCGTGTTCAGATTGACGAGGTGTCTTTGAAGCGTGAAGTAGATGAATACATCCAAAATACACAAAATGACCATCATCACAACCGCGGTAAAAGCGGCGATTTTTCGTTTCATACTCTCCCACCGTCTCTCGCATCTACCCGCTCGTTGCCCTCAGGTCCTGCAATCGTCCACACGGAGCATATATTAGGCTCTGCACTTGTCGCACAGTTGCCGTCGTCAGTTGCCGTCGTCAACAGACACTAACCCTTAAAGATGTAACCTACTCCGCGCACTGTTTGAATCAGTTGCGTCTCAAACGGAACATCGACCTTCGTCCGCAGGTACCGTACGTAAACATCGACAACGTTGGTTTCACCGACAAAGTCGTACCCCCAGACTAACTCCAAAATCTGTTGCCGGGTCAGGACATGATTGCGATGGACCATGAACACCTCGAGCAAGTCAAATTCTCGAGCCGTCAACTGAATTGGTACATCATCGCGAGACACCTCTCGCGTCGCTCTGTCGAGCACGACGCCTCCTGCCCGCAGTTGTTCTGCTCTCGCCTTCGGCACATTCCGGCGAATCAAAGCCCGTACGCGAGCGAGCAATTCCTCAATCGCAAACGGCTTCACGACGTAGTCGTCAGCTCCGCTGTCAAGCCCTGCCACCCGGTCAGGTACAGTGTGCCTGG
The Alicyclobacillus curvatus genome window above contains:
- a CDS encoding response regulator transcription factor, whose translation is MDEQYRAQDEEFRILIVEDEQDIAGFLKLEFEHEGYEVKCCHDGRSALEEARSSEWHLIILDIMLPGINGMEICRRIRAESDVPIIMLTARHTVPDRVAGLDSGADDYVVKPFAIEELLARVRALIRRNVPKARAEQLRAGGVVLDRATREVSRDDVPIQLTAREFDLLEVFMVHRNHVLTRQQILELVWGYDFVGETNVVDVYVRYLRTKVDVPFETQLIQTVRGVGYIFKG